One Neoarius graeffei isolate fNeoGra1 chromosome 19, fNeoGra1.pri, whole genome shotgun sequence genomic region harbors:
- the fxyd11 gene encoding FXYD domain-containing ion transport regulator 11, whose product MYTIRRSFSSRSNERQICRCALPGCRIQHISTHTVHLNDIISCGTRRQEAGKMSRFALLVLLTVLIELFSRAEADPFVYNYDRLKIGGIVFTVLLIVGAIVFLFYDKCSTNKKRDDAADQI is encoded by the exons ATGTACACAATAAGGAGGAGTTTTTCTTCAAGGTCAAACGAAAGACAGATATGTCGATGTGCACTTCCTGGGTGTCGCATCCAGCACATATCCACACACACTGTTCACCTGAACGACATCATATCCTGTGGAACAAG GAGACAGGAGGCGGGAAAGATGAGCCGTTTCGCACTGCTCGTTCTCCTGACAG TTCTCATTGAACTCTTCAGTCGAGCTGAAGCAG atCCATTTGTTTACA ACTATGACAGGCTGAAGATTGGAGGCATCGTGTTCACAGTCCTGCTCATAGTCGGAGCGATTGTATTCCTTTTCT ATGATAAATGCAGCACAAACAA GAAACGTGACGATGCTGCAGATCAGATTTAA